In Gimesia benthica, a single window of DNA contains:
- the glgP gene encoding alpha-glucan family phosphorylase — MQTVRRSCIFTTHTPVPAGHDRFPIDQVQRTLSRSDLFDNHEVFCCAGELNMTYLALNLSHYVNGVAKKHGEVSRKLLVPRDTDHHYTIDHITNGIHLETWAAPSFAKLFDRFLPGWRADNASLRGALSIPATEFWEAHQTAKQDLIDEINVRTEASFDAEIFTLGFARRATAYKRANLLLQNRVRLKSLAEQAGNLQIVFAGKAHPQDEQGKQLIQEIVRLKDTMLPEVKIVYMENYDWDLARFITSGVDVWLNTPQPPLEASGTSGMKAALNGVPSLSILDGWWLEDRIEDVTGWAIGDAKSSDMGEADCSDQDAELLYEKLQNIVLPRYYEQRDSWLRIMSHAIALNASYFNTQRMIQQYVLKAYYE; from the coding sequence GTGCAAACGGTTCGCCGTAGCTGCATTTTCACGACTCATACTCCGGTTCCTGCGGGGCATGACAGGTTCCCAATTGATCAAGTCCAGCGTACGCTTTCTCGATCTGATCTCTTTGATAATCACGAAGTGTTTTGCTGTGCCGGCGAATTGAACATGACCTATCTTGCACTCAATCTCAGCCATTATGTCAACGGCGTCGCGAAGAAGCACGGCGAGGTTTCAAGAAAACTGCTTGTGCCACGTGACACTGACCATCACTACACGATCGACCATATCACTAATGGAATCCATTTAGAAACGTGGGCCGCACCTTCATTCGCAAAGCTTTTTGATCGCTTTCTGCCAGGTTGGCGCGCAGACAATGCCAGCCTTCGTGGTGCGCTGTCGATTCCGGCTACTGAATTTTGGGAGGCGCATCAAACAGCCAAGCAGGATCTCATTGATGAGATCAATGTACGTACAGAAGCCTCTTTCGATGCCGAAATCTTCACGCTCGGTTTTGCGCGTCGTGCTACGGCCTACAAAAGAGCGAATTTGTTGCTGCAGAATCGGGTTCGACTGAAGAGTTTAGCGGAGCAGGCAGGGAATTTGCAAATTGTTTTTGCTGGGAAAGCCCACCCACAAGATGAGCAGGGTAAGCAATTGATTCAAGAGATCGTCCGGCTGAAGGACACGATGCTTCCCGAAGTGAAGATTGTATACATGGAAAATTATGATTGGGACTTGGCACGGTTCATCACCTCTGGCGTCGACGTCTGGCTCAATACGCCACAGCCACCGTTGGAAGCTTCGGGTACCAGTGGTATGAAAGCAGCCCTGAATGGTGTCCCAAGCCTAAGTATACTTGACGGATGGTGGCTTGAGGATCGTATTGAAGACGTAACTGGTTGGGCTATTGGTGATGCCAAATCCTCAGATATGGGAGAGGCCGATTGCTCCGATCAAGATGCAGAATTACTTTATGAAAAGCTCCAAAATATCGTGTTACCGCGGTATTATGAACAAAGAGACTCTTGGTTGAGAATTATGTCTCATGCGATTGCATTGAATGCATCCTACTTCAACACACAGCGAATGATACAGCAATACGTCTTGAAGGCTTACTACGAGTAG
- a CDS encoding MerR family DNA-binding protein, translated as MSKLTIGRVAQSSGVGVETVRFYERKGLIEQPIAQSSYREYPPEVIERIQFIKRAQELGFTLAEVGQLLGFADQPSTSKKEVKQLAGRKLIEIRHKIEDLQRLESTLASLHKKCSGHGTLSGCPIIESIISPDKKTVTHRMRRIKNDYS; from the coding sequence ATGAGCAAGTTGACAATAGGACGAGTCGCACAGTCATCGGGAGTTGGTGTTGAGACGGTGCGTTTTTATGAAAGAAAGGGGCTGATCGAACAGCCGATAGCACAGTCCTCTTATCGGGAGTATCCGCCGGAGGTCATAGAACGAATCCAGTTTATCAAACGAGCACAGGAGCTTGGGTTCACTCTCGCAGAAGTTGGACAGTTGCTGGGTTTTGCAGACCAGCCTTCTACATCAAAGAAAGAGGTCAAGCAGCTGGCCGGCCGTAAATTGATTGAAATTAGACATAAAATAGAAGATCTGCAACGTCTCGAATCAACCCTGGCTTCGCTGCATAAGAAGTGCAGTGGCCATGGTACTCTATCAGGCTGCCCTATTATCGAATCAATTATCTCCCCTGATAAAAAAACTGTCACACATAGAATGCGGAGAATTAAAAATGACTATAGTTAA
- a CDS encoding multicopper oxidase family protein, translating to MKGLSMGTQNDRRDFLKQGAAATAGLFAAGTAMGQSSESGASSDKYQGQGGTYPRMHPGTGGPVGSPTDRGKLVPGLRKAGEPPVNVIAPDLKTLSGKIVNGAREFHLQATPTRREVLPGIWMDAYGFNGQFPGPVLEMYQGERVRIVFRNDLPEPTTLHSHGLELPISMDGIPAVTQDLIQPGKTFVYEYDVHQEGSFFLHPHVAMQEAIGMVVPFIVHSKVAFEPAVDRDFVLMTQQFSMLPNAHIPNTISMDWNFLTINGRCGPYTTPLVCKLGERVRIRFLNFSTLHQHPMHLHGHTFWVTGTEGGRIPETAWIPGNTVIVGVAQSRDVEFVANNPGDWVLHCHMFHHMMNHMVSQVGPIIRQKKNDPGFEVPGYPQIMKGMSDMKMEGKHAGKMQMEKANDYSMPMTMEDMKKLTDRRETQGMREGWYKGVKGLFTVMRVLPPDLYDKLMTTDDPIPPNSSTPLNPHHA from the coding sequence ATGAAAGGCCTATCAATGGGTACTCAAAATGACCGCAGGGACTTTCTAAAGCAGGGTGCGGCAGCCACGGCCGGATTGTTTGCTGCGGGGACCGCTATGGGGCAGTCATCGGAAAGCGGAGCTTCTTCCGATAAATATCAAGGTCAGGGAGGCACATATCCTCGTATGCATCCAGGCACTGGTGGCCCAGTTGGTAGTCCGACTGACCGAGGGAAACTCGTGCCCGGATTGCGAAAAGCGGGGGAGCCACCAGTCAATGTGATTGCACCTGATTTGAAAACATTGAGCGGGAAAATTGTAAATGGTGCGCGCGAGTTCCATTTGCAGGCGACCCCCACCCGTAGAGAAGTGCTCCCGGGGATCTGGATGGACGCGTATGGATTTAACGGCCAGTTTCCCGGTCCTGTATTAGAAATGTATCAAGGAGAACGAGTACGTATTGTTTTTCGCAATGATTTGCCAGAGCCGACGACTCTGCATTCACATGGCTTGGAACTCCCCATTAGCATGGACGGAATACCTGCCGTTACACAAGACTTGATTCAACCGGGCAAGACCTTTGTCTATGAATATGACGTGCATCAGGAAGGTAGTTTTTTCTTACATCCGCATGTGGCGATGCAGGAAGCCATCGGAATGGTGGTGCCTTTCATTGTTCATTCCAAAGTGGCTTTTGAACCTGCCGTGGATCGTGACTTCGTGTTAATGACTCAGCAGTTTTCGATGTTACCCAACGCGCACATTCCCAATACGATCTCCATGGACTGGAACTTTCTTACAATCAACGGGCGGTGTGGCCCTTACACGACACCACTGGTTTGTAAGTTAGGCGAACGGGTCCGCATTCGATTTCTAAACTTCAGTACGCTGCATCAGCATCCAATGCATTTGCACGGGCACACTTTTTGGGTGACAGGAACCGAGGGGGGCCGCATTCCGGAAACAGCGTGGATTCCGGGAAATACGGTGATCGTGGGGGTAGCGCAATCGCGGGATGTAGAGTTCGTGGCTAATAATCCCGGAGATTGGGTACTCCATTGTCACATGTTTCACCACATGATGAACCATATGGTATCTCAAGTCGGGCCCATCATTCGCCAGAAAAAGAACGATCCGGGTTTCGAGGTTCCTGGCTATCCACAAATCATGAAGGGGATGTCGGATATGAAAATGGAAGGTAAGCACGCTGGCAAGATGCAGATGGAAAAGGCGAATGACTATAGCATGCCGATGACAATGGAAGACATGAAAAAATTAACCGATCGTCGCGAAACTCAGGGGATGCGCGAAGGTTGGTATAAAGGTGTCAAAGGGCTATTTACTGTGATGCGAGTACTGCCACCGGATCTATACGATAAGTTGATGACAACCGACGATCCCATCCCGCCGAATTCGAGTACGCCGTTGAATCCACATCATGCCTAA
- a CDS encoding APC family permease has product MEHSDENSSEYKENSLTLTGAVAMGTGVMIGAGIFALTGQVAELAKQWFPLAFLAAAIVASFSAYSYVKMAHAYPSAGGIAMFLEKAYGKTALTGAFALLMYFSMIINESLVAKTFGTYTLQLFNVGENEWLVVALGVGLLAFTFFVNILSNEFIEKLSFFTAFIKIGGIALFAIGGLWASGFSFENTSSNQTGAGPGEFLGAVALAILAYKGFTTITNSGGELKNPHKNVGRAIIISIALCLVLYMLVTLAVGGSLTVDEIIKAKDYSLAEAARPAFGDYGVWFTVLFAIVATVSGVIASVFAVSRMLAMLTDMKLVPHSHFGMPGSIQKHTLVYTVVMAMLLTVFFDLSRIASLGAIFYLIMDIAIHWGVFYHLRKEVKASSLVLITAMILDVVILGAFLVVKAQADMLVIYVSLAGLILIFLGEWLFLHKNQTGD; this is encoded by the coding sequence ATGGAACATTCCGACGAGAACTCATCCGAGTATAAAGAGAACAGTCTGACTTTGACTGGTGCTGTTGCGATGGGCACGGGCGTGATGATCGGTGCCGGTATTTTTGCCCTGACCGGACAAGTTGCTGAGCTAGCGAAACAATGGTTCCCGCTCGCATTTCTGGCAGCAGCAATCGTGGCATCTTTCAGTGCTTATTCTTATGTAAAAATGGCACACGCCTATCCATCCGCGGGTGGCATCGCCATGTTTCTTGAGAAGGCTTACGGTAAAACAGCGCTAACAGGTGCATTTGCGCTGCTGATGTACTTTTCCATGATCATCAATGAGAGCCTGGTCGCGAAGACCTTTGGTACGTACACACTGCAACTCTTCAACGTCGGCGAAAATGAATGGTTAGTGGTCGCTCTCGGAGTCGGTTTGCTTGCATTCACTTTTTTCGTGAATATCTTGAGTAACGAATTCATAGAAAAGCTATCCTTTTTCACTGCATTTATCAAAATTGGCGGGATTGCTCTCTTTGCAATCGGGGGATTGTGGGCTTCCGGTTTTTCATTCGAAAATACTTCGTCTAATCAAACCGGTGCGGGACCGGGAGAGTTTCTCGGAGCTGTGGCGCTCGCAATTCTGGCCTACAAAGGCTTTACTACGATTACAAATAGCGGTGGCGAACTTAAAAATCCTCATAAAAATGTAGGACGAGCCATCATCATCTCGATTGCCCTCTGTCTGGTTCTATATATGCTTGTGACGCTGGCTGTGGGAGGAAGTCTGACGGTCGATGAAATCATTAAAGCGAAAGACTATTCTCTTGCAGAAGCTGCTCGGCCTGCTTTTGGAGATTATGGTGTATGGTTTACTGTATTGTTTGCGATTGTCGCCACCGTTTCCGGTGTGATTGCCAGCGTCTTTGCGGTTTCTCGTATGCTGGCTATGCTCACAGACATGAAGTTAGTACCGCACTCACATTTTGGAATGCCAGGTAGCATCCAAAAACACACATTGGTGTATACCGTTGTCATGGCGATGTTATTAACGGTTTTTTTTGATTTAAGTCGTATCGCCTCGCTCGGTGCCATCTTTTATCTCATCATGGATATCGCCATCCATTGGGGAGTATTTTATCACCTCCGCAAAGAGGTGAAGGCCAGTAGTCTTGTCTTAATCACGGCAATGATATTGGACGTTGTCATTTTAGGAGCGTTTCTGGTAGTTAAAGCCCAGGCGGATATGCTGGTAATCTATGTTTCTCTTGCCGGTTTAATCTTAATTTTCCTGGGTGAGTGGCTATTTCTTCACAAAAACCAAACAGGCGACTAA
- a CDS encoding heavy-metal-associated domain-containing protein — translation MTIVKQVDQLQEVTVSTNMKCNSCLEKLRPVLDQNSEIVEWEADLSNELKTVTAKMHGTTPREKLVEAVKGAGFEAKITENQEDTKGITEERQSHLTNEKQGLKISTYKPLLLVIFYVCGAAVILTAAQEAGWVWENFMRFFMGFFFLGFAFFKLLDVSKFADAFATYDIVAKRSRLYALLYPFLEFSLGMAFIMGWLPALVNTVTLVVMGVGLIGVIKAVRKRQVIQCACLGTVFNLPMSAVTIIENSTMILMALFMLFRDL, via the coding sequence ATGACTATAGTTAAGCAAGTAGATCAACTTCAAGAGGTGACTGTTTCCACAAACATGAAGTGTAATTCCTGCTTAGAAAAATTACGGCCAGTCCTGGATCAGAACTCTGAGATTGTTGAGTGGGAAGCAGACCTGTCAAATGAACTCAAAACTGTAACAGCAAAAATGCACGGCACTACCCCTCGTGAGAAACTAGTCGAGGCTGTGAAGGGAGCTGGATTCGAAGCAAAGATAACTGAAAATCAGGAGGACACTAAGGGTATTACCGAAGAACGGCAGAGTCATTTAACCAATGAGAAACAGGGGTTAAAAATCAGCACTTATAAGCCCTTGCTTCTCGTTATCTTTTACGTCTGTGGTGCGGCAGTGATTTTGACAGCTGCACAAGAAGCGGGATGGGTTTGGGAAAACTTCATGCGTTTCTTTATGGGTTTCTTCTTTTTAGGTTTTGCCTTCTTTAAGCTGCTTGATGTAAGTAAGTTTGCCGACGCCTTCGCGACTTATGATATTGTGGCAAAACGGTCACGTCTCTACGCGTTGCTATACCCGTTTCTTGAATTTTCGCTTGGGATGGCATTTATAATGGGTTGGTTACCGGCTTTAGTAAATACTGTCACACTTGTCGTGATGGGAGTCGGATTAATTGGCGTCATTAAAGCTGTAAGAAAACGCCAGGTGATTCAATGCGCCTGTCTGGGAACAGTGTTTAATCTGCCAATGTCTGCGGTTACCATCATCGAAAATAGTACGATGATCCTCATGGCTCTTTTTATGCTTTTTAGAGATTTGTAA
- a CDS encoding glycogen debranching protein, producing the protein MLHSTIQAICRHCGTSVVNVFDSSASIRGPEWETSEGTPSPLGVTWLESEQAYNFAIDTVNASKVTLLLYLGNELRVPCYSLQLDPFKNKSGPVWHCRVPISEAGDAVYYAYQIDGPAAKVTDTWHAFDPEKVLLDPYARSVFFPAKFKRDAARLPGPNGGSAPLGRLDVCRCPFDWGNEQRLRHGTDLVIYEMHVRGFTQHPSSGITDDARGTFAGVIEKIPYLKELGITAIELMPVFQFDPSDENYWGYMPLNFFSPHHEYSTNQSSCEQHSQFREMVRELHKAGIEVILDVVYNHTCEGDDQGPTYSYRGIDNATYYIASANLKSPYANFSGTGNTLNTSSPTVRRLIVDSLRYWAKEMHVDGFRFDLASVFSRTSDGSIDLSQPPLFDQIAGDPDLANVRLIAEPWDASGLYQLGASFPGRTWMQWNARFRDTAQQFIRGDCGLVPDLMTRLYGSSDLFPDDTVHAFRPFQSVNYVASHDGFTMYDLVSYNHKHNHVNSQNNHDGPNEFSWNSGWEGVEQVPQEVVNLRKRQTKNFCCLLMLANGSPMFRMGDEFMQTQSGNNNPYNQDNEISWLDWRRFEENQEVFCFFKRMIAFRKSHSLLGHSTFWRDDIQWFGAEQPEVNMSADSQVLAYCLRGTSTNDRDLYVMINGSTKPRLFSIHAETESVWNRVIDTSLPSPIDIVDPEAEIPFEKDSYRVNQRSIVVLAQSTVAISSNSVQIL; encoded by the coding sequence ATGTTACACAGCACTATTCAAGCAATCTGCCGACATTGCGGAACTTCAGTCGTGAATGTTTTTGACTCAAGTGCCTCAATTAGGGGGCCGGAATGGGAAACGTCTGAAGGAACACCCTCTCCCCTTGGCGTTACATGGTTAGAGTCAGAGCAGGCATATAACTTTGCAATTGATACTGTTAACGCCTCAAAAGTTACTCTGCTGTTGTACCTAGGAAATGAATTACGTGTTCCATGTTACTCACTTCAGCTTGATCCATTCAAAAACAAGTCTGGACCAGTCTGGCATTGTCGCGTGCCCATCTCAGAAGCTGGCGATGCGGTATACTATGCATACCAAATTGACGGACCGGCGGCCAAAGTGACCGACACATGGCATGCGTTTGATCCCGAGAAGGTATTGCTCGATCCCTACGCACGAAGCGTCTTCTTCCCGGCGAAATTCAAGCGTGATGCGGCCAGGCTTCCCGGACCCAATGGAGGTTCTGCACCGCTGGGCCGTCTTGACGTTTGCCGATGTCCGTTTGATTGGGGAAATGAACAACGGCTACGTCATGGAACCGATTTAGTGATCTATGAAATGCATGTTCGTGGCTTCACACAACATCCAAGCTCCGGCATAACTGATGACGCTCGGGGAACCTTTGCAGGAGTCATCGAGAAAATCCCCTATCTTAAAGAGCTTGGGATAACCGCCATCGAATTGATGCCGGTTTTTCAATTCGACCCATCAGATGAAAACTATTGGGGCTACATGCCCCTGAATTTCTTCTCACCTCACCATGAATATTCAACGAACCAATCTTCATGCGAGCAGCACAGCCAGTTTCGTGAGATGGTCCGTGAGTTACATAAGGCTGGAATTGAAGTGATTCTGGATGTGGTCTATAACCATACTTGCGAGGGAGACGATCAAGGACCAACTTACAGTTATCGCGGAATTGACAACGCAACTTACTATATTGCATCGGCTAACTTGAAATCACCCTATGCAAATTTTAGTGGCACAGGCAATACTTTAAACACATCATCTCCTACGGTCCGTCGTTTGATCGTGGATAGCTTGCGCTATTGGGCAAAGGAGATGCATGTCGATGGTTTTCGATTTGATCTGGCCTCAGTATTTTCACGAACATCGGATGGAAGTATCGATTTAAGTCAACCACCTCTTTTTGACCAGATCGCCGGCGATCCGGATTTAGCCAACGTTCGCTTAATCGCTGAACCATGGGATGCTTCGGGTTTGTATCAACTTGGCGCATCCTTTCCAGGGCGTACCTGGATGCAGTGGAATGCTCGGTTTCGTGATACAGCGCAGCAGTTTATACGAGGAGATTGTGGACTGGTTCCCGATCTGATGACGCGTTTATATGGAAGTAGCGACTTATTTCCTGATGATACAGTCCATGCATTTCGTCCCTTTCAAAGTGTGAACTATGTTGCATCGCATGATGGTTTTACGATGTATGACCTCGTTTCGTATAATCATAAACACAACCATGTAAACAGCCAAAACAATCACGATGGGCCGAATGAGTTTAGCTGGAATAGCGGCTGGGAAGGCGTTGAACAAGTGCCTCAAGAGGTCGTCAACTTACGCAAACGACAGACCAAAAACTTTTGCTGTTTGCTCATGCTGGCGAATGGCAGCCCCATGTTTCGTATGGGTGATGAGTTTATGCAAACGCAAAGTGGTAACAACAATCCTTACAATCAAGATAACGAAATAAGTTGGCTCGATTGGCGGCGATTTGAAGAAAACCAAGAGGTGTTCTGCTTTTTCAAACGAATGATTGCGTTCCGTAAATCGCATTCTTTGCTTGGACACTCCACCTTTTGGCGTGACGACATTCAATGGTTTGGCGCAGAACAACCAGAAGTCAATATGTCAGCTGATTCTCAAGTCCTGGCTTATTGCTTACGTGGCACGTCCACTAATGACCGTGATCTTTATGTGATGATCAACGGCTCAACTAAGCCACGTTTATTTTCTATTCACGCAGAAACAGAGAGTGTCTGGAACCGTGTTATTGACACTTCACTCCCCAGTCCGATTGATATTGTGGATCCCGAGGCAGAAATCCCTTTTGAAAAGGACTCTTATCGGGTCAATCAGCGTAGCATTGTTGTGTTAGCACAATCGACTGTGGCGATATCATCAAACTCCGTGCAAATTTTGTAA